GAGGGCGACCGTTATATACGGCAGCGCCCTTAAAGTCCTCTCCGGGAGGGGCTTTACGCGGCCCGGCTACATGACGCCGAGGGAGTTCTCCATTTACCTCAAGGACTCTTCCTTTCCGGGCGCGGCTATCATGAGCGAGCTTACGGACAAGTACCTTTATATAAGGTTCGGCGGGGGCGGCGGCGCACACGAAATAACGGCGCTCGAATCCCTCTACAGGAAGCTTAAGTCCCTGAAATCCAAGGGGCATGCCCCCGGAACGACGCCGTGACGTTCTTGCTCTATCCCACGTGGTAAGGTACTATTTAACGACGAAAAGCGGGTAACCCCCGCTTTTTTAATTGGAAGCGCCTGATTTTTAGTTGGAAGTGTCTGATTGGAAGTGTCTGAAAGGAATAAATCAGCGGGATAAGTCCCGGTGCCGGGTTTTTATAATGTCAGAAGATATTGTGTATAACGTCAAGGAGCTGCTGGAGCCCCTCTTGAGAGGGAAGGGCCTTGAGCTTTTCGACGTCGAATACAAGGGCTCGGGCAAAAGAGGCGTTTTAAGGGTATTCATAGACAAGGAAGAGGGGGTTACGGTAGACGACTGCGCGCTCGTGAGCAGGGAACTGGGGACGCTCCTCGATGTGCACGACATCATACCCTCGTCCTACACGCTCGAGGTGTCGTCGCCGGGCCTCACGAGGCCTCTCAGGAACCCGGCAGATTACGCGAGGTTCACGGGCAGCAAGGTGAAGATAAAGACGAGCGAGGAAATAGATAAAAGGAAGGTATTCATAGGCACGCTGGCCGGCATCGAGGACGGCGTCGTGACCGTTGAGGCCGACGGGGCCCGTTACGAGATTCCTTACGGGTCGATAGAGAAAGCGAATTTGGAACTGGATTTTTAAGGGGGCAAAACTAGATGGCGACCATGACTGAGCTTAGCAGGGTAATGGATTCTGTCTGCAAGGATAAGGGGATAGACAAGGACGAGATAGTTAACGCTGTCGAGGAAGCGGTTCTTTCCGCGGCCCAGAAGCTGTTCCGCATGCAGGATAAGGACAAGGAGCTCGAAGTGCATTTCAACGAGGACGACGGCGACGTCGAGCTCTTCGAGTTCAAGACGGTGGTCGAGGACATACAGGATCCCGACACCGAGATCACGCTCGATGCGGCGCACGAGCTCGACCCCGAAGCGGAATTCGGGGACGAGATCGGCGTGAAGATCAATCCCGAATTCACCAGGATAGCGATTCAGAACGCAAAGCAGAAAATCCTCCAGAGCATAAAGGAAGCCGAGGGGAAGGTAATTTACGAAGAGTTCAAGAACAGAAGGGGCGAGCTCATAAGCGGCATCGTGAGGCGGGTCGAAAGAAGGAACATCATAGTCGACCTCGGGCGTACGGAGGCTATTCTGCCTCCGGAGCACCAGGTGCCGAGGGAGTACTACAAGCCCAAGGAAAGACTCCGCGCTATACTCTTCGAGATCAAGGAAACCAAGCGCGGCCCGCAGCTCATACTGTCGCGCGCACACAAGGACTTCGTCAAGAAGCTCTTCGAATCGGAAGTCCCTGAGATCGGGGACCAGATAGTGGTGATAAAGGCCATATCGCGCGACCCGGGCGGGCGTACGAAGATAGCCGTTACCTCGAGCGATACGGACGTCGACCCGGTAGGCGCGTGCGTCGGTATGCGCGGCTCACGGGTGCAGAACGTCATACAGGAGCTCAAGGGCGAGAAGATAGACATCGTGCCGTGGTCGCCGGACCCGGCCCGCTTTGCCTGTAACGCCCTGTCGCCCGCCCGCGTGAGCAAGGTGATAATCGACGACGACAACAAGTCGATGGAGATAATCGTCGACGACGATCAGCTTTCCCTCGCGATCGGGAGACGCGGACAGAACGTAAGGCTCGCTTCGCAGCTGACCGAATGGAGAATCGACATCAAGACCGAGTCCCAGGTCAAGCGCGAGCAGCAGGACGTCGTCCACCTCTTGATGTCTCTCCCCAACGTCAAGGAAGTTACCGCGAATCTCCTTTACGGAGAAGGCTTCCACAAGCTGGAAGATATAGCGTTCTCGGACCCCGAGACCCTGGCCAAGTCGGCGGGGCTCAGGAGCGAGGAGGACGCCGTCAAGCTCCAGACGGCCGCAAGGATAGCGCTCAAGGACAGGCTCGAGCAGATGTCCATAGAAGAGCCGGCGCAAGAGGCGCATGAGACGGGTGAGCCCGTGGAAGCGCAAGGGGCGGTTGAGTCGCCCGAGACCGCGGAGACGGAGACCGACCGGCCTAGGGCAGAGGAAGAGCCGCTCACGGAGCAGGAATAAGGGAGTCCCCGTAAAATTTTCCGGACTGTAAGACATGCCGGAAAGGGCTGTTTAAGGCCGGTTTCCGGCTGCATAAGTATTGTTATATCCAGCTCTTTTTTGCATAGTAAAGTAAACTTTGGTACTCTACTCCGGATAACCGTACGATCATTTAAAGCGGAGGTATTTTAGCACCCGGTGCGCTCGATATGTCCAATGTCAGAATTTACGAACTGTCTAAAGATTTGAACAAGTCCAATAGAGAAATCCTTAACGTCGCCAAGGGACTCGGCATCTCGGTCAAGAGCCATGCGAGCTCCATTTCGGACGAAGAGGCCCAGAAAATAAGGGACAGGATTATTTCGTCCCACGGCGGAGAAGGAGCCCAGCAAAAGCCCGTCGACGACACGGAAAAGGTGAGGGTGTTCCGCTCCGAAAAAGGCGAGGAAGTAGTGGAGAGAAGGCAGGGCGAGCGCGTCGTTATAAGAAGAAAAAAGAAGCAGGAAGAACCGGCGGAGGAAGAGGCGGCGCAGCCGGCGGCGGAAGCGGGGGATGCGTCCCGGGCCGGTGTTTCCCCGGCTGGGGAAGAGCCCGGAGAACCCGGCGAGGCCGTTCCGGAAGAGGCGGGAGGCGAGGAAATCCCTGCCGGGGACGAAGCCGTGCTCCAGGCGCAGGAAGAAGAGGCGCTTCAGGGCGAAACGAACGGCGTGGCCGTAAACGGGGCCGAAGCGGGTGCGGGGACGGCCGAAGCCAAGGGCGACGCAAAGCCCGGAGACAAGGACGAGACCGATGAGTCCGCCAAGAAAAAGAAAAAGGTCCGCAGCAGCCGCGTCAAGCCGAAGCGGGAAGAAATAATAGACGAAGACACGCTCGAAGAATTGAGAAAGGCGTTCCGCACGAAGCTCCCCGGAAGAAAGAGGGAGTACCTGGTGGACGACAGGCGCTCGAAGGCCAAGTCCTCCCCACATGGTTTCCAGAGAGAAAGAACTTTCGACAGAGGAGGAAGGGGGGTCCAGGGGCAGAGGGATCAGCGAACTGCAGGGACCGCGGCGGACGATGCTTCGAGGGTAATTCCCTTCCCGGGGAAACCGCCCCGGCGCACGGTTAAAATCGGCGAATCCATAAATCTCGGCGAGCTCGCCAGGATGATGGGCATAAAAGCCGGCGAATTAATAAAGAAGCTTATAAGCATGGGTATGAGGGCCACCGTGAACCAGGCCCTCGATCACGAAACGGCGGCGCTGCTCGCCGAAGAATTCGATTTCGACGTGTCGGTGGATATCTTCGAAGAGAAGGACATTCTTTTGGAAGAGCCGGACACTGGCGAGGACAGGGAGCTTGCGCCGCGTCCTCCCGTAGTCACGGTCATGGGACACGTAGACCACGGAAAGACGACGCTCCTCGATTCCATAAGGCAGACGAACGTGGTGGAAGGCGAGGCCGGAGGCATCACGCAGCACATCGGCGCTTATTCGGTAGACGTCGACGGGCGCACGGTTTCGTTCGTCGACACCCCGGGCCACGAGGCCTTCACCGCTATGCGCGCGAGGGGCGCCAAGGTTACGGACGTCGTAATACTCGTAGTCGCGGCCGACGACGGCGTCATGCCGCAGACGATCGAGGCGGTGAACCATGCGCGTGCGGCCGAGGTGCCGATAATCGTCGCGATAAACAAGGTCGATAAACCCGAGGCCAATCTCGAAAGAATAAAGCGCCAGCTCTCTGAAATAGGGCTTATTTCGGAAGAATGGGGCGGCGACACGCTCTTCGCCGAGGTTTCGGCGAAGCAGAGAACAGGTATAAAGGAGCTCCTGGAACTCGTGCTCCTTCAGGCGGATATTCTGGAGCTCAAGGCCGACAAGGACAAGAGGGCGAACGGCTTCGTCATAGAGGCCGTGCTCGACAAGGGCAGGGGCCCGGTCGCGACCGTCATTGTCAGGGAAGGGACGCTCAAGATAGGGGATTACATAGTCACCGGAACGACCGTGGGTAAGGTAAGGGCGCTTATCGACGACAAGGGAAAGAGGGTGAAAGAGGCCGGCCCGTCGATGCCCGTCGAAATCATGGGCCTTTCGGGCGTGCCGGAGGCCGGTGACCGCTTCTACGTGGTCAAGGACGAAAAGGCGGCGAAGGACGTCGTTTCACACAGGGAAACCAAGATCCGCGAGACGGCAGCCGCGAAGGAAAGAAAGCCCACGCTCGAAAATCTCTTCGAGACGCTCGAGCAGGAAGAGGCCAAGGAGCTTCCGCTCATAATCAAGGCCGACACGCAGGGCTCGGTCGAGGCGGTCTCGGAATCCATAAGCAAGCTCAGCACCGAAAAATGCCAGGTGAAGATCGTGCATTCAGGCGTCGGCGGCATAACGGAAACGGACGTCGTCCTCGCGAGCGCATCGGACGCGATAATCGTGGGCTTTAACGTAAGGCCGGATGTAAAGGCGCTCGAAATCGCCGAAAGGGAGGGCATATCCCTTGAGCTGCATTCCATAATCTATAAGCTCATCGACAGGGTAAGGAGCGCGATGGAAGGCCTCCTCGACCCGATCGTGAAGGAGAAGATTACGGCGCACGCGGAAATCAGGGAGACGTTCACCATATCCAGGATAGGCACCATCGCGGGCTGTATGGTTACGGACGGAAAGATATCGAGGGATAATAACGTAAGGGTGGTCAGGGACGGCGTTACGGTTTTTGAAGGAAGGCTCTCGTCGCTAAAGCGTTTCAAGGACGATGTCAGGGAGGTCAATGCGGGTTATGAATGCGGTATCGGCATCGAGAGGTTTAACGATATAAAAGTAGGAGATATACTGGAGTTCTACACGCACGAGGAGTTTAAGCAAGAGCTTTAGCGCGCAAGCTATAGATGGTTATAGGCATAGTCAGCATTGACCTGTACATGAATGGCAACAGATCGCTCAAGGCAAAGAGGCAGATTGTAAAAAGCCTTATTCGCAGAGTACAATCCCGATTCATAAATGTCTCCATATCGGAGGTGGGCTCGCTCGACCTCTGGCAAAAAGCCACGATAGGCATAGCTTTCGTAGGTAACGAAACCCGTTTCGTGAATTCGGTCCTCGACCAGGTGACCGATTTCATCGAATCCACCGGGCTAGTCGAGATGGGGCAGCGGGAGCTCGAGATAATACATTATTAGGAGACGAGACCGGCCGATGGCAAAGAGGTCAAGCAGGGTAGGCGACCAGATTCTTAAAGAAGTATCGGGGATGCTGGTCAGGGGAGAGATCAAGGACCCCCGCGTAAGCGGCGTGTCGGTTACGGAAGTGAGGATGTCGGATCTCGGAATGGCCGAGATCTACTTTACGCTCCCCGGCGGGGAGGCCGGGAAGGACGAAGCCCTTTCGGGGCTCGAAAGCGCCAGGGGGTTTGTCCGCGGGAAGCTCGCGTCCAGGCTGAGGATGAGAAAGGTACCGGACATAAAATTCATATTCGACATCGCGCTCGAAAAGGGCTACAGAATAGACGAGATACTAAAGGAGATTTCCGGTGAATGAAGAGATGAAGGCCGTGATCGAGGCCATCCGCAATTCCGGCAGGATACTCATTACATCGCACGAAAACCCGGACGGCGACGCGCTCGGCTCGACTCTCGGGCTCGGACTCGGGCTCGAAAAGCTGGGGAAGGAGGTGGTCTTTTACAATAAGGACGGGGTGCCCGAGCTTCTGACTTTTCTCCCGGGCTCGGAGAGGATCCGAACTTCACTCGAAGGCGCGGGCGATTTCGACCTTGCTTTTGCCGTCGACTGCACCGGAACGAGCCGGGCCGGGGACGAATTCGAGGATTTCGTTAAGGCCGGCCGATGCAGGCAGGTCGTCATAATAGACCACCACCAGACGAACAGCAGCTCGGCAGACATACATCTTCTCGATTCCGGGTCTTCTTCGACAGGCGAGATCGTATACCTTCTCTTAAAGACGATGTCCGTGGAGATAGACGAAGCGATAGCGAAAAACTTATACACCACTATAGTGAGCGACACCGGGTCGTTCAGGTACTCGAACACGAATCCGGTGACGTTCAGGGACGCCTCGGAGCTTGTCGAGCGGGGTGTTGACCCTGCTGAAATATCGGAAGCTCTCTTCGAGAGCGAGCCGCTCCGGAAGCTCCGGCTCGTGGCTCTTGTGCTTCCCACGCTGAGCGTCCGGGAAGGGAACAGGGTAGCCTCGGTTGTCATAGATAGAAGCATGTTCGAAAAGGCGGGCGCCCGGAGGGAGGATACCGAGGGGCTCGTCAACATACCCAGGAGCATAAAGGGCGTCGAGGTCGCGGTCGCGTTCAGGGAAGAAGCCGGGAACGGGTCCCCCTTCTGGAAGATAAGCTTCCGGTCCAAGGGGGACGTGGACGTCGCCAGGATAGCCGAGCGTTTCGGGGGCGGGGGGCATAAGAAGGCCGCGGGCTGCTCCGTGGAAGGGACGCTCGAGGAAGTGCAGTCGAAAGTGTTCGGCTGTATAGGCGAGGAGCTTGAATGAATGGAGTGATAGTCCTCGACAAGCCCGAGGGTATAACGTCCCGGGCGGCGGTAAACACTGTAAACAGGCTTCTTCAAATAAAAAAATCGGGCCATACCGGTACGCTCGACCCGTTCGCCACCGGCGTTTTGCCGATCTGCGTAAACGACGCCACGAAGATAATTCCTTTTATGAATAGCGGTTACAAGAAATACGAGGCGCTCATAAGGCTCGGCATAAGGACCGACACCATGGATCTCACCGGGAAAGTCCTTTCCGAGGAGGCGCTTCCGGACATAGATAAAATCGCGCTTCAAGGTGTATTTTCTAAATTTATAGGTAAAATTAATCAGATTCCCCCAATGTTTTCGGCATTGAAGAAGGGCGGGGTAAGGCTCTACGATTATGCTCGAAAGGGGGTCGAAGTGGAAAGGGCTCCGAGAAGTGTGACGATAAAGGAACTAGAGCTCCTGGATTTAAATCCGCCCTTTATCAGGATTATGGTAAAATGTTCGCGCGGGACGTACGTGCGCGTGCTGGCATCCGATATAGCCGACGAGCTCGGCTGCGGCGGGCACCTTGCGGAGCTGAGAAGGATTGAAAGCGACGGCTTCGGGCTCGAGCGCGCCGTGACGATAGAAGATTTAACGAATGGCGTCGTCAGGCTCATGCCTCTCGAAGACGCGTTGTCGCACATGGCGCGTGTCGATGTCGGGCGCGACCTGGCGGCGGAGATAAGGGAAGGAAAACAGATAAGAAAGACAAGCTTGAAAAATATCGACATCCCCGATTTCAAGACGGGCGACAAGCTGGGCGTCTATGAAGACGGCAGGCTCATTTCCGTCACCGAGGCCCTTACGGATGCGTCGGGCATGGACACCGCCGAGGACGGCGAGGTCGTGCTCAGGCTGCTCCGTGTCCTGAATTGAAAACGGACGTTTTTATATATCTTACTGAGGAGGGTATTAAATGCCTATAGATAAGGAAGAGAAATCACAGATAATAAGCGAATTCGCTCATCATCCGAAAGACGTCGGCTCGTCCGAGGTCCAGGTGGCTATACTTAGCCGCCGCATACAGGACCTTTCGGCTCATGCGGAGAAGGCGCCCAAGGATTTTCATTCGAGGCGTGGGCTTGTATCGCTGGTTGCGAAGAGGAGAAGGCTTCTCAACTATATTAAAAGGCACAACCCGGAGAGCTATCCGGAACTCATACAGAAACTCGGACTGCGAAAGTAGGGTTTAAGGAGGTTTAGTTTTGAGCAATCAACCAAAGAAAGTTGAAACCCGGATTTTCGGGAAACGATACGAGCTCGATACGGGCTCGCTGGCGCGTCAGGCCAGCGGGGCGGTATTCGCGCGTAACGAGGACACGGCGGTACTGGCTACCGTCGTCGCAGTGGATGAAAAGACCGAGGGCGAGGATTTCCTTCCCCTCACTATTAACTACCAGGAAAGGCCGTCCGCGGCGGGAAAGATACCCGGCGGCTACTTCAAGCGTGAAGGCAGGCCGAACGAGAAGGAAGTTCTTACTTCGAGGCTTATAGACAGGCCGATAAGGCCGCTCATCGCGAAGGACTTCACGTTCCAGACGCAGATCATCGTCACAGTCTTTTCGGCCGACGCCGACCACGACCCGGACGTGTTGTCTATTACGGCGGCCTCGGCCGCGCTCATGGTTTCGGACGTCCCGTTCGCGGGGCCGCTCGCGGCTGTGAGGGTCGGAAGGGTCGAAGGAAGGTTCATATGCAACCCGACGAAGGAGGAGCTCGCCGAGAGCGATATGAACATAGTGGTCGCGGGCACCAAAGATGCGATAGTGATGGTGGAGGGGGGGGCGAACGAGGTCCCGGAACCCGAAATCGTCGACGCGCTCATGTTCGCCCACGAAAGCATACAGGAATTCATCAAGCTCCAGGAAGATCTTTTGTCCGGGCTCGAGATAGAAAAGAGGCAGTACGAAGGGCCGGTCGAAGAGGACCCGTTCGAGGCCGAGATTCTGGCGTTTGCCGGCGGGAAGCTGAAAGACACGCTCGTATGGTCCTCGAAGGCCAAGAGGCGCGAGCGCATAAAGAGCATCAAGCAGGAAACCGAAGAGCACATGGCCTCTCTTCATCCCGAAGAAGAGGAAATAAAGATTTCAAAGCCCTTCGAGAAGGTTCTGAAGTCCCTCGTCAGGGACCTCATCGTAAAGGACCGGATAAGGCTCGACGGCAGGGGTTATACCGACGTCAGGAACATATACGGCCAGGTCGGATTCCTCCCCCGCGCCCACGGCTCGGCGCTGTTTACCAGGGGCGAGACGCAGGCGGCGGTCACCGCGACGCTCGGGACGGCGTACGACGAGCAGAGGATCGACTCGCTCGAAGGCGACATCACGAAGACCTTCATGCTCCACTACAACTTCCCTCCCTACAGCGTCGGCGAAGTCAGCCACAGGCTCGGGCCGGGCAGAAGGGAGATAGGGCACGGAGCGCTCGCCGAAAGGGCGATACTGCCGGTGCTTCCGCCGAAGGACCAGTTCCCGTACACGGTGAGGGTCGTCTCCGACGTTCTGGAATCGAACGGCTCCTCTTCGATGGCGACTGTCTGCGGCGCGGCGCTTTCGCTCATGGACGCGGGCGTACCCATAAGCGCGCCCGTGGGCGGCATAGCGATGGGCCTCATTAAAGAGGAAGACAACTTCGTCATCCTGACGGACATACTCGGCGACGAGGACCACCTCGGCGACATGGACTTTAAGGTCGCGGGCACGAGGGCGGGCGTCACCGCGCTTCAGATGGATATCAAGGTTATCGGCGTCACGAGGGACATACTTTCGACGGCGCTTGAGCATGCGAATAACGCAAGGATGGTCGTCCTCGACAAGATGGCCGAGATACTCGACCAGCCGAGGGGCGATATATCGCCGTTTGCGCCGAGGATAATCTCCATACAGATTAACCCGGAGAAGATAAAGGACGTCATAGGCTCCGGCGGGAAGACCATAAAGAAGATAGTCGAGGTTACCGGTGCGCAGATAGACATCGACGACAGCGGCAGGGTCAACATCGCGTCGCCCGACAGGGATGCATGCGACAGGGCCGTCAAGATCATCCAGGGTATTGTCGAGGAGATAGAGGTCGGAAAGATTTACAGGGGAACCGTAAAACGGATACTAGATTTCGGCGCTATCGTCGAGCTTGGCTTCGGTAAGGACGGACTCGTTCATATATCCGAGCTTGCCCCGAACAGGGTCAATAGCGTAACCGACGTCATTCAGGAAAATGACGAGATACTAGTCAAGTGTATCAGCAGGGAGAACGACGGCAGAATAAGGCTCAGCCGTAAGCAGGCCCTTGGCGAAGACATAGAGAATTACACCAACAACGCACTCTAGAATTGTCCCGGGACCGGCGGGCCTAACGGTTCTCCGGTCTTACGTTCCATTCTCCGAAGAAAAGCGGTGAAAGAAAAGAAACCGAGACTGCTCGTCATCCTTGGCCCCACGGCATCCGGCAAGAGCCGGCTCGCGATGGAAATCGCAGGGGCCCTGGACGGTGAGATCGTGAGCTCGGACTCCCTCCAGGTTTATAAGCATCTCGACATAGGAACGGCGAAGCCCTCCCCCCAAGAGAGGGCCCGGGCGCCGCATCACCTCGTAGACATCCTAGAGCCCGGCGAAGAGTTTAACGCCGGGACCTTCAGGCGTGGGGCCTCTTCGGTCATAGAGTCTCTCGCCGCGGCCGGTAAAAAAATAATAGTCGCGGGCGGGACGTACCTGTATGTAAAGGCGCTCCTCTCGGGCCTTATCGAGGGCCTCCCCGCCGACCGCGGGCTGAGGGCCGCGCTCAGGAAGGAGCGGGCGGAGCACGGGCCGGAGTATCTCTACAAGAGGCTCTCATCTGTCGACCCGGAATCGGCTTCGAAGATTCATCCCAGGGATTACATCAGGACCGAGAGGGCCCTCGAAGTGTACGAGCTAACGGGCCAGAAGATGTCGCTCCTCCAATCACTCCACGAATTCGGCGTCCGCGATTACGATTACCTCAAAATCGGTATAAACGTCGAGCGCCAGGAGCTCAGGCAGAGAATAGACGAAAGGGTTGACGGCATGATCTCGGCCGGGCTCGTGGACGAGGTGCGTCGCCTCCGCGCCATGGGATACGGCCCGGGGCTAAAGCCCATGCAGTCCATAGGCTATAAGGAGATGAACGCTTACATCGACGGAGAGATCGGCCTCGAAAGGGCAGTCGAGCTCATAAAGCGCGACACCAAACGCCTGGCCAAGCGCCAGATGACGTGGCTAAGGGCTGATAAGGAGATTCACTGGCTGGATATTCCGGAGGATATGGGAAAGGTTCTGGAAATTGCCGAGGTATTCTTCCGAGGCGAATGAGCCGCACCCTGCAGTAATACGTCACTCGTACTTCTTGAGCTCCTCGTCCACCTTCTTTAAATACTCGCTTTCGGATTCTTCCCCGGGCGCCGCCGGAATGAATTCGACGTCGTCCCCGGGCCGTTTGGACTTATGAAGGAAGAGCGCGATACCCACCGCGCCCAGGACGACCGCCATACCGGGCATTACCCAGAGGAGCCAGTTTATCCCCTTTTTCGGGGGCGACGCGAGTATGGAGTCGCCGTAGCGTTTTACGAAGTAGTCGATCACTTCCTGGTTGGTCTTCCCTTCTTCGAGCTGCTTCCTTATTATCTGCCGCATGTCGTTCGCAAGGTTCGAGTTCGACTCGGCGACGCTCTGCCCCTGACATACGGGGCACATGAGGAGATAGGCAATCTCGTTAACCCTGTCGTCTAGGCTCTTCTCGTCGGCAAGGGCGGAGGCGGAAAAGAGGAACAGCACGGTCAGCGCCAGAGTGATGATGCCACTATATTTCTTCGTGTTCGTTAACGTCATGATATCGCTCCGCCCGGCGGCTATGAAGTCTCGGCCTCGCCGGGCTTCATGGCCCTTTCGAGGTAATAATCGATTATTTCGCCCGTGAGCGGGCCGTTGTACTTGTCCCGTATCCTGCCCGTCTCGTCGATAAAGTATGTCTCGGGCACCCCTCCTATACCGAAGTCTACCTGTATCTCCTCTTCGGGGTCTATACCGTGGGGATATTGCCCGCCGAACCTCTCCATGTACGACATGGCGTTCTCGTTGTCGTCCCAGACGTTGACGCCGATGAATACGACGTCCCTGTCCTTGTACTTCTGCCACGCTTCTTCGAGGGCCGGGGCCTCCTGGCGGCAGGGGATGCACCACGACGCCCAGAAGTTGAGGAGCACTGTCTTTCCCTTGAGCTCCTCCGAGGAAATTCTCTTTCCGTCGTAAAGCTTTATCGTGAACGGAGGGGCCTCCTTTCCGACGAGGGGCGAAGTCTTCGTGATGTCCCTCTCACCGAAGAGCGCATATCCAAGAACGGCCAAAATTATCAGGATGACCGCGAGAACGGTATATTTGATGATAGAATTAATTATTCTCATCTTGCCTGCTTTTCTGGGGAATGAGAGATATTATAGCCAATCCTGTGAAATTTTCATATTATACGGGATATTAAGACCGTTTCGGGCCGGAGGCCCGTTTCTTTCACAACCCGGCGAAATCCCGGGGGCGTTGTGCTATAATAAAAGCTCAGGGTTATGGGTTTTTCCCCGGCAATAATATATACATGAACAGCGACTACGATAATGTCGGGAACGGCAGCATGAGGTTTCATGACGAAGAGGTGGAGCGTTACAGGGCTCTCCTCGAATACGGGGTTCTCGACACTGCGCCGGAAGAGGCGTTCGACGAGATATCCCGTCTCGCCGCTTATATATGCAAAACCCCCATCGCGCTGATTACATTCGTCGATGAGGGCCGGGAATGGTTTAAATCCGTGACCGGCCTCGACGCGGACATTTCCGAAGTCCCCAGGGACAAGTCTTTCGGGGCGTACGTGATTAATAACCAGGGCGACTTTCTGTCTATATCCAACCCGCTCGAAGACGACAGGACAAAGCGTAATCCTTTTCTTAACAAATTGAAGGACATAAATTTTATAGCGGGGGTCCCTCTCACGGACGACGCCGGACACAAGCTCGGGTCGCTCTCGGTCATGGGATTCACCCCGAAGGAATTGAGCTCCGAGCAGATATCCATGCTGCATACGATAGCGAGGAAGGTCGTGCTCCAGCTCGAAAAGAACCGGAACGCCGTCGAAGAGCGGGAGAGACGGCATGAGACGGGGCTCAGGGTCGCCGCGGCCTCCGGCGACGTTCTCGAGAATAACGGCTCCGCGAAGGAAGAAGACAGCGAATATTCAGCCCCTGCCCCGGATAACCCGGTCTTGAAAGCCGAAGCCGGGACGGTTAATCCCGAAGCGGGGGCGGATGAAGAAGGCCCCGAAGCCATACGAAACGAGATAAGGGGCAGGCTTGGGGATCTCGAGAGACAGAACAAAAAACTCCTTCTTTTATGCGAGATGGACGAGCTTTTACAGGCTTCGAGGAC
The Thermodesulfobacteriota bacterium genome window above contains:
- the rpsO gene encoding 30S ribosomal protein S15, giving the protein MPIDKEEKSQIISEFAHHPKDVGSSEVQVAILSRRIQDLSAHAEKAPKDFHSRRGLVSLVAKRRRLLNYIKRHNPESYPELIQKLGLRK
- the pnp gene encoding polyribonucleotide nucleotidyltransferase, translated to MFGKRYELDTGSLARQASGAVFARNEDTAVLATVVAVDEKTEGEDFLPLTINYQERPSAAGKIPGGYFKREGRPNEKEVLTSRLIDRPIRPLIAKDFTFQTQIIVTVFSADADHDPDVLSITAASAALMVSDVPFAGPLAAVRVGRVEGRFICNPTKEELAESDMNIVVAGTKDAIVMVEGGANEVPEPEIVDALMFAHESIQEFIKLQEDLLSGLEIEKRQYEGPVEEDPFEAEILAFAGGKLKDTLVWSSKAKRRERIKSIKQETEEHMASLHPEEEEIKISKPFEKVLKSLVRDLIVKDRIRLDGRGYTDVRNIYGQVGFLPRAHGSALFTRGETQAAVTATLGTAYDEQRIDSLEGDITKTFMLHYNFPPYSVGEVSHRLGPGRREIGHGALAERAILPVLPPKDQFPYTVRVVSDVLESNGSSSMATVCGAALSLMDAGVPISAPVGGIAMGLIKEEDNFVILTDILGDEDHLGDMDFKVAGTRAGVTALQMDIKVIGVTRDILSTALEHANNARMVVLDKMAEILDQPRGDISPFAPRIISIQINPEKIKDVIGSGGKTIKKIVEVTGAQIDIDDSGRVNIASPDRDACDRAVKIIQGIVEEIEVGKIYRGTVKRILDFGAIVELGFGKDGLVHISELAPNRVNSVTDVIQENDEILVKCISRENDGRIRLSRKQALGEDIENYTNNAL
- the miaA gene encoding tRNA (adenosine(37)-N6)-dimethylallyltransferase MiaA, which gives rise to MKEKKPRLLVILGPTASGKSRLAMEIAGALDGEIVSSDSLQVYKHLDIGTAKPSPQERARAPHHLVDILEPGEEFNAGTFRRGASSVIESLAAAGKKIIVAGGTYLYVKALLSGLIEGLPADRGLRAALRKERAEHGPEYLYKRLSSVDPESASKIHPRDYIRTERALEVYELTGQKMSLLQSLHEFGVRDYDYLKIGINVERQELRQRIDERVDGMISAGLVDEVRRLRAMGYGPGLKPMQSIGYKEMNAYIDGEIGLERAVELIKRDTKRLAKRQMTWLRADKEIHWLDIPEDMGKVLEIAEVFFRGE
- a CDS encoding cytochrome c-type biogenesis protein CcmH, with amino-acid sequence MTLTNTKKYSGIITLALTVLFLFSASALADEKSLDDRVNEIAYLLMCPVCQGQSVAESNSNLANDMRQIIRKQLEEGKTNQEVIDYFVKRYGDSILASPPKKGINWLLWVMPGMAVVLGAVGIALFLHKSKRPGDDVEFIPAAPGEESESEYLKKVDEELKKYE
- a CDS encoding TlpA disulfide reductase family protein — its product is MRIINSIIKYTVLAVILIILAVLGYALFGERDITKTSPLVGKEAPPFTIKLYDGKRISSEELKGKTVLLNFWASWCIPCRQEAPALEEAWQKYKDRDVVFIGVNVWDDNENAMSYMERFGGQYPHGIDPEEEIQVDFGIGGVPETYFIDETGRIRDKYNGPLTGEIIDYYLERAMKPGEAETS